Proteins found in one Sphingobium sp. V4 genomic segment:
- the nudC gene encoding NAD(+) diphosphatase: MHGTEMRKLPGFVGGTLDRVDHIRTNAALLAESFANPATRLLLLDGLDPVEADGHLLLEPLPHDARIEDHVLLGIDPAGRPIFARLIADLGPGLFPTPRSRAIVDLVPAEEVALYGTARSLVHWHARHRFCSVCGAATESVKAGWSRKCDECGAEHFPRTDPVVIMLAEHRGRVLLGRQHSWPAGRYSALAGFVEPGETIEEAVARELHEEAGVRVHDVRYVMSQPWPFPSSLMIACFAEADDEALTLDPTEIEDAFWCDADGVRAALAGDPDAPFLPPPPMAVAWHLLDRWLATVVPADASA; encoded by the coding sequence ATGCACGGGACTGAGATGCGCAAGCTGCCGGGATTTGTCGGCGGGACGCTGGACCGGGTGGACCATATCCGAACCAATGCCGCGCTGCTGGCGGAAAGCTTCGCGAACCCGGCGACCCGACTGTTGCTGCTGGACGGCTTGGATCCGGTCGAGGCGGATGGACATCTGCTGCTGGAGCCGCTGCCGCACGATGCGCGGATCGAGGATCATGTGTTGCTGGGCATCGACCCTGCGGGCAGGCCGATCTTTGCCCGGCTGATCGCCGACCTCGGCCCCGGCCTGTTCCCGACGCCGCGCAGCCGCGCCATCGTCGACCTGGTGCCGGCCGAGGAGGTCGCGCTCTACGGCACGGCGCGCAGCCTGGTCCATTGGCACGCGCGGCATCGCTTTTGTTCGGTTTGCGGAGCGGCGACGGAATCCGTCAAGGCGGGTTGGTCGCGCAAATGCGATGAGTGTGGGGCCGAGCATTTTCCGCGCACCGATCCGGTGGTCATCATGCTGGCCGAACATCGGGGGCGGGTGCTGCTGGGTCGCCAGCATAGCTGGCCGGCGGGCCGCTATTCGGCGCTGGCGGGCTTCGTCGAGCCTGGCGAGACGATCGAGGAGGCAGTGGCGCGCGAACTCCATGAGGAAGCGGGCGTGCGTGTCCATGATGTCCGCTACGTCATGAGCCAGCCCTGGCCCTTCCCTTCCTCGCTGATGATCGCCTGCTTCGCGGAGGCGGATGACGAGGCGCTGACCCTCGATCCGACCGAGATCGAGGATGCCTTCTGGTGCGATGCGGACGGCGTCCGCGCAGCACTGGCCGGCGATCCCGATGCGCCCTTCCTCCCGCCGCCGCCGATGGCCGTCGCCTGGCATCTGCTCGACCGCTGGCTTGCGACGGTTGTCCCTGCGGACGCAAGCGCGTAA
- a CDS encoding DUF721 domain-containing protein: MTERPVPPKMKNRKLSAEERPRLGAPRRIADLMPDIGRAAFRKFGFVQSSIVTRWPEIVGPHYAAITAPESIRFPVGQKAGGTLQLTVMSGHAPMVQHVLPDIIDRVNRFFGYAAVAKVAMRQGDILPATAERRPPPRNLRPIPVELGDSLRDIGDPELRAVLESLAQGLANSSGLPKIN; the protein is encoded by the coding sequence ATGACGGAACGCCCGGTCCCCCCGAAAATGAAGAATCGCAAGCTGTCGGCCGAGGAACGCCCACGTCTCGGCGCGCCGCGCCGGATCGCCGACCTGATGCCGGACATCGGCCGCGCCGCCTTTCGCAAGTTCGGCTTCGTCCAGTCGAGCATCGTCACCCGCTGGCCGGAGATTGTCGGGCCGCATTATGCCGCCATTACCGCGCCCGAATCGATCCGCTTCCCGGTAGGTCAGAAGGCCGGCGGCACGCTGCAACTCACCGTCATGAGCGGCCATGCGCCGATGGTCCAGCATGTGTTGCCTGACATTATCGACCGGGTGAACCGCTTCTTCGGCTACGCCGCCGTCGCCAAGGTCGCGATGCGCCAGGGCGACATATTGCCCGCCACCGCCGAACGCCGCCCGCCGCCCCGGAATTTACGACCCATTCCGGTCGAACTGGGCGATTCGCTGCGCGACATCGGCGACCCCGAACTGCGCGCCGTGCTCGAATCGCTGGCGCAGGGGCTTGCCAACAGCAGCGGCTTGCCCAAGATCAACTGA
- a CDS encoding A/G-specific adenine glycosylase has protein sequence MHVEGRDRKIADDLLVHYDVHARRLPWRAPPGANAADPYRVWLSEVMLQQTTVAAVGPYYAKFTDRWPTVGDLAASEDADLMAAWAGLGYYARARNLLACARAVVRDHGGRFPDTEDRLRALPGVGAYTAAAVAAIAFGRRAVVVDANVERVVARLFAIDTPLPAARPQIRAAADRITPDARAGDFAQAMMDLGATICTPRNPACGICPLRQDCAAFLTADPAAFPVKAAKKAKPHRLGHGWWIERDGHVWLVRRADKGLLGGMRALPSSDWSAAPDSTPPIPARWTTIDEPVAHVFTHFSLALRIHHAHVEAGVTPEGDGAWWPIARIGEAGLPTLFARAAEAVRKEKHARD, from the coding sequence ATGCACGTCGAGGGTAGAGACAGAAAAATCGCGGACGACCTGCTCGTCCATTATGACGTCCATGCCCGCCGCCTGCCCTGGCGCGCGCCGCCGGGGGCGAACGCCGCCGATCCCTATCGGGTGTGGCTGTCGGAAGTGATGCTGCAACAGACGACGGTGGCGGCGGTCGGCCCCTATTATGCGAAATTCACCGATCGCTGGCCGACGGTTGGGGATCTGGCCGCGAGCGAGGACGCCGACCTGATGGCCGCCTGGGCAGGGCTGGGCTATTATGCCCGCGCGCGTAACCTGCTGGCCTGCGCGCGGGCGGTCGTGCGCGACCATGGCGGACGCTTTCCCGATACGGAGGATCGGCTGCGCGCCCTGCCAGGGGTGGGCGCCTATACCGCCGCCGCCGTGGCCGCCATCGCCTTCGGCCGGCGTGCGGTTGTGGTCGACGCCAATGTCGAGCGCGTGGTGGCGCGGCTGTTCGCGATCGATACGCCGTTGCCCGCCGCTCGGCCGCAAATTCGCGCTGCGGCCGACCGGATCACGCCCGATGCGCGCGCCGGCGACTTCGCCCAGGCCATGATGGACCTGGGGGCGACTATCTGCACCCCGCGCAATCCGGCTTGCGGCATCTGTCCGCTGCGGCAGGATTGCGCGGCCTTCCTGACCGCCGATCCCGCCGCCTTCCCGGTCAAGGCGGCGAAGAAGGCGAAACCGCATCGCCTGGGCCATGGCTGGTGGATCGAGCGCGACGGCCATGTCTGGCTGGTACGCCGCGCCGACAAGGGGCTGCTGGGCGGAATGCGCGCGCTGCCCAGTTCCGACTGGAGCGCCGCGCCCGACTCAACGCCGCCCATTCCCGCGCGCTGGACGACCATCGATGAGCCCGTCGCCCATGTCTTTACCCATTTCTCACTGGCGCTGCGCATCCATCATGCCCATGTGGAGGCGGGAGTGACGCCCGAAGGCGACGGCGCGTGGTGGCCGATCGCACGGATCGGCGAGGCCGGGCTGCCGACCCTGTTCGCCCGCGCGGCCGAGGCGGTGAGGAAGGAGAAACATGCACGGGACTGA
- a CDS encoding pyridoxal phosphate-dependent aminotransferase gives MVDLPPFALDHWLSAYDFATPPIAYNLASSTGPRWSVADLCALGDAPLAIDDVVLSYAPPEGSRQLREAIAAFHGADPDAVIATTGASEALSILFCLCARPGANIVLPDPGYPAYAAVSRAWGLAARTYRLDREDGFAQRADAILAQVDADTSLVILNTPHNPTGTVMPRPDIEALAAALAERGVPLLVDEVYHPLYFAAPQRSAAGIANVIVTSDLSKSLSLPGLRMGWLIDVDADRRARIVDARSYFTISASPLLERLATQALRHCDAILPRLSVVAQRNMAMLDALVAQSDGRLAWVRPNGGTTAFPWLSDGRDSRPFCQALAAQGVLLAPGDCFGHPAHMRMGFAQQVDGFDVAVGRIAEALEAL, from the coding sequence ATGGTAGATCTGCCTCCCTTCGCGCTCGATCACTGGCTATCGGCCTATGATTTCGCGACCCCGCCCATCGCCTATAATCTGGCATCGAGCACCGGCCCGCGCTGGAGCGTGGCCGACCTCTGCGCGCTGGGCGACGCCCCGCTGGCGATTGACGATGTAGTCCTGAGCTATGCCCCGCCGGAGGGAAGCCGGCAGTTGCGCGAGGCCATCGCCGCCTTCCATGGCGCTGATCCAGACGCGGTCATCGCCACCACCGGCGCGTCGGAGGCACTCTCGATCCTCTTCTGCCTGTGCGCGCGACCGGGCGCGAACATCGTCCTGCCCGATCCCGGCTATCCCGCCTATGCGGCCGTGAGCCGAGCCTGGGGCCTGGCGGCCCGCACCTATCGACTGGACCGCGAGGACGGCTTCGCCCAGCGCGCGGATGCGATCCTGGCGCAGGTCGATGCCGACACCAGCCTGGTCATCCTCAACACCCCCCATAATCCGACCGGCACGGTCATGCCCCGCCCCGACATCGAAGCCCTTGCCGCAGCCCTCGCGGAGCGCGGCGTCCCGCTGCTGGTGGATGAAGTCTATCATCCGCTCTATTTCGCCGCGCCCCAGCGGTCCGCAGCCGGTATCGCCAATGTCATCGTCACCAGCGACCTGTCCAAGTCGCTGTCGCTTCCAGGGCTGCGCATGGGCTGGCTGATCGACGTGGACGCAGATCGGCGCGCCCGCATCGTGGATGCGCGCAGCTATTTCACCATCAGCGCGTCGCCCCTGCTCGAACGACTGGCGACACAGGCTCTGCGCCACTGCGACGCCATCCTCCCTCGGCTAAGTGTGGTGGCCCAGCGCAATATGGCGATGCTGGACGCGCTGGTGGCGCAATCCGACGGCCGACTCGCCTGGGTGCGCCCTAACGGCGGCACCACCGCCTTCCCCTGGCTCAGCGACGGCCGTGACAGCCGCCCCTTCTGCCAGGCGCTCGCGGCGCAGGGCGTGCTGCTCGCGCCCGGCGACTGTTTCGGCCATCCCGCCCATATGCGAATGGGTTTCGCCCAGCAGGTGGACGGGTTCGATGTTGCGGTCGGCCGGATCGCCGAGGCGCTCGAAGCTCTGTAG
- the smc gene encoding chromosome segregation protein SMC: MQIKRLKLSGFKSFVDGTELRIEPGLTGIVGPNGCGKSNLLEAIRWVMGESSAKSMRGAGMEDVIFAGTATRPQRDFAEVSLLTVQEQGELFSAVDVGADGELEVTRRIERGAGSAYRANGRDVRAKDVALIFADAATGPHSPALVSQGRIAAVIAARPQERRAMLEEAAGIAGLHVRRKDAEQKLRAAEANLARLDEILLDMDARANSLRRQAKAAERYIRLSEQIRVAEGRTLFARWREANASAEAARAEAKQADAAVAAAQEGQMAAAAYAQAAVATLADRRAAAQNARDAANEAGHRLAALRTERDSVVRRLADLAQQVSRLEEDRAREGTLANDAADAIARLTAEIATLKARIAETERLRPDFAARISAAEDGARDAELALAKAMAKQAAEQAELRVSDAALTAARGHLDRAERDVARLAAEAAGLPDAAPLEAQRTAALADQERAKVDRDAADAAIQCADADRQGAADARAAAEATLASARAALAALDSESAALKRAVESGAAGKARALDRLKAAPGYERALAAALGDDLEAPVGTEGKRRWAGAEALPADPALPTGTTSLASHVSAPPELARRLAQIAVAESDGGHPLAVGQRLVTLDGQLRRWDGYVALEGGAAAAERLIRLNRLDAIAATRPAAQAEVEQAATAQEQAKVREQAAAQALAAGRTALSQAEQRLRTALRAADEATTALERLAGRRDVIEERLAAARQDRDGAQVEHEKAKVARAAVPDGAETRALVATLVQASEKARTAVSQLQADQALADRALGSDRERQAAADAEIKGWRARAGEAAKRIAAMVARADEIATERATIEIQPDRLAQAIAALSDQGSALTDAADQARRAEQDAEAELRAAEARAAEAGETLAAARESRATAVARAEAADERRIETNRLSGERFECPPPVLPEKLGFASADVRPAQTEQAEHDRFVADRERIGPVNLVAAQELEELEATQATMRAESEELTQAIHRLRGSIGSLNREGRQRLLAAFEAVDGHFRRLFTTLFNGGQAHLELIDSDDPLEAGLEIMAQPPGKKLAALTLLSGGEQALTAVALIFGLFLTNPAPICVLDEVDAPLDDANVERFCDLLDAMVAQTDTRYLIVTHNAVSMARMHRLFGVTMVERGVSRLVSVNLHGAEALLAAE; this comes from the coding sequence ATGCAGATAAAACGTCTCAAGCTCTCCGGCTTCAAGAGTTTCGTCGATGGGACGGAGCTGCGGATCGAACCGGGCCTGACCGGCATCGTCGGTCCCAACGGTTGCGGCAAATCCAACCTGCTGGAAGCCATCCGCTGGGTCATGGGCGAATCCAGCGCCAAATCCATGCGCGGCGCGGGCATGGAGGATGTGATCTTCGCCGGCACGGCCACCCGTCCGCAGCGCGATTTCGCCGAAGTGTCGCTGCTCACCGTCCAGGAACAGGGCGAACTCTTCTCCGCCGTCGATGTCGGCGCGGACGGCGAACTGGAAGTCACCCGCCGGATCGAGCGCGGTGCGGGCAGCGCCTACCGTGCCAATGGCAGGGACGTGCGCGCCAAGGATGTCGCGCTGATCTTCGCCGACGCCGCCACCGGCCCGCACAGCCCGGCGCTGGTCAGCCAGGGCCGCATCGCCGCCGTCATCGCCGCCCGCCCGCAGGAACGTCGCGCGATGCTGGAGGAAGCAGCGGGCATCGCCGGCCTGCATGTCCGGCGCAAGGATGCCGAGCAGAAGCTGCGTGCGGCCGAGGCCAATCTCGCTCGGCTCGACGAGATCCTGCTCGACATGGACGCACGCGCCAACAGCCTGCGCCGCCAGGCCAAGGCGGCGGAACGCTATATCCGCCTGTCCGAACAGATTCGCGTGGCCGAAGGCCGCACACTCTTCGCCCGCTGGCGCGAGGCGAACGCCAGCGCCGAGGCCGCCCGCGCCGAAGCGAAGCAGGCCGACGCCGCCGTAGCCGCCGCGCAGGAAGGACAGATGGCCGCCGCCGCCTATGCCCAGGCCGCAGTCGCAACCCTGGCCGACAGGCGCGCCGCCGCCCAGAACGCCCGCGACGCCGCCAATGAGGCCGGCCACCGCCTCGCCGCGCTGCGCACGGAGCGGGATTCGGTCGTCCGCCGCCTCGCCGACCTGGCCCAGCAGGTAAGCCGGCTGGAGGAGGACCGGGCGCGCGAAGGCACGCTGGCCAACGACGCGGCGGACGCCATCGCCCGGCTGACCGCCGAGATCGCCACGCTCAAGGCGCGCATCGCCGAGACTGAAAGGCTGCGCCCCGATTTCGCCGCCCGCATTTCCGCCGCCGAAGATGGCGCGCGCGACGCCGAACTGGCACTGGCGAAGGCCATGGCGAAGCAGGCGGCCGAACAGGCCGAACTGCGGGTCTCCGATGCGGCTCTCACCGCCGCGCGCGGGCATCTAGACCGGGCCGAACGGGACGTCGCGCGGCTCGCCGCCGAAGCGGCCGGCCTGCCCGATGCCGCCCCGCTGGAGGCGCAGCGGACCGCCGCCCTCGCCGATCAGGAACGGGCGAAGGTGGATCGCGATGCTGCCGACGCTGCGATCCAGTGCGCCGATGCCGATCGCCAGGGGGCAGCGGACGCGCGGGCGGCCGCCGAAGCGACACTCGCCTCCGCCCGCGCCGCGCTCGCCGCGCTCGACAGTGAATCGGCCGCCCTCAAGCGCGCCGTGGAGAGCGGCGCAGCCGGCAAGGCCCGCGCGCTCGACCGGCTGAAGGCCGCCCCTGGCTATGAACGCGCGCTCGCCGCCGCCCTGGGCGACGATCTGGAAGCGCCCGTCGGAACCGAGGGCAAGCGCCGCTGGGCCGGCGCGGAGGCATTGCCGGCTGATCCCGCCCTGCCTACTGGCACTACATCTCTGGCCAGCCATGTCTCCGCCCCACCCGAACTGGCCCGCCGCCTGGCGCAGATTGCGGTGGCCGAAAGCGACGGGGGCCATCCGCTCGCCGTCGGCCAGCGACTCGTCACCCTCGACGGCCAGCTCCGCCGCTGGGACGGCTATGTCGCACTCGAAGGCGGCGCGGCGGCGGCGGAACGGCTGATCCGCCTCAACCGGCTGGATGCGATCGCCGCCACCCGCCCCGCCGCGCAGGCCGAAGTCGAACAGGCCGCCACCGCACAGGAACAAGCCAAGGTACGTGAACAGGCCGCCGCGCAGGCGCTGGCCGCAGGCCGCACCGCCCTCTCGCAGGCTGAACAACGGCTCCGCACCGCCCTGCGCGCCGCTGACGAGGCAACTACCGCGCTCGAACGGCTTGCCGGCCGGCGCGACGTGATCGAGGAACGGCTTGCGGCCGCCCGGCAAGACCGGGATGGCGCGCAGGTCGAGCATGAAAAGGCCAAGGTAGCGCGCGCCGCCGTGCCCGACGGCGCCGAAACGCGCGCGCTCGTCGCGACCCTTGTCCAGGCGAGCGAGAAGGCCCGCACTGCCGTCAGTCAGCTTCAGGCCGACCAGGCGCTCGCCGACCGCGCGCTTGGCAGCGACCGCGAGCGGCAGGCCGCCGCCGATGCCGAGATCAAGGGCTGGCGCGCGCGCGCCGGCGAAGCGGCCAAGCGCATCGCCGCCATGGTCGCCCGCGCCGACGAGATCGCGACCGAGCGCGCGACGATCGAGATCCAGCCCGATCGGCTGGCGCAGGCCATCGCCGCCCTCAGCGACCAGGGCTCGGCCCTGACCGACGCCGCCGATCAGGCCCGCCGCGCCGAGCAGGACGCCGAAGCCGAGTTGCGCGCCGCCGAAGCGCGCGCCGCCGAGGCGGGCGAGACCCTCGCGGCCGCGCGCGAATCCCGCGCCACCGCCGTCGCCCGCGCCGAGGCTGCCGACGAACGCCGCATAGAGACCAACCGGCTGTCGGGCGAGCGCTTCGAATGTCCGCCCCCGGTCCTGCCCGAAAAACTGGGATTCGCCAGCGCCGACGTGCGGCCGGCCCAGACTGAGCAGGCCGAACATGACCGTTTCGTGGCTGATCGTGAACGGATCGGTCCGGTCAATCTCGTCGCCGCGCAGGAACTGGAGGAGCTGGAAGCCACCCAGGCGACCATGCGCGCCGAAAGCGAGGAACTGACCCAGGCGATCCACCGGCTGCGCGGCTCGATCGGCAGCCTCAACCGCGAAGGGCGCCAGCGCCTGCTCGCCGCGTTCGAAGCAGTGGACGGCCATTTCCGCCGCCTCTTCACCACCTTGTTCAACGGCGGCCAGGCGCATCTGGAACTGATCGACAGCGACGATCCCCTGGAGGCCGGCCTCGAAATCATGGCCCAGCCGCCGGGCAAGAAGCTGGCCGCGCTCACTTTGCTCTCGGGCGGCGAGCAGGCGCTGACCGCCGTCGCGCTCATCTTCGGCCTGTTCCTGACCAACCCCGCCCCAATCTGCGTGCTGGACGAAGTCGACGCGCCGCTCGACGACGCCAATGTCGAGCGTTTCTGCGATCTGCTCGACGCCATGGTGGCGCAGACCGACACGCGCTACCTGATCGTCACCCATAATGCCGTCAGCATGGCGCGGATGCACCGCCTGTTCGGGGTCACCATGGTCGAACGCGGCGTCAGCCGTCTCGTTTCGGTCAATCTTCATGGTGCCGAAGCCCTGCTGGCGGCGGAATAA
- a CDS encoding thioredoxin domain-containing protein: protein MKAVSAIALIALSLTLAACGKSEEGAKPTGEPIAAVAAPAGTSWSQTIAQTPDGYFVMGNPDAKLKLVEFGSYTCSHCRDFAAEASEEIKKLVDTGKMNFEFRTYVRDPIDLTTALLAQCGGKDIYYPLSEQFFANQTAMFEKIQGQDAAFKGVEQLPPAQRPGAIAQIAGLIEYAQQRGISADQAKQCLADTAAAEKLAKGVEAANSQYQIQGTPSFLINGVLVDNVANWASLQPKLKEAGL from the coding sequence GTGAAAGCCGTTTCCGCTATTGCCCTCATCGCCCTCAGCCTGACGCTCGCCGCCTGCGGCAAGAGCGAAGAAGGCGCCAAGCCGACCGGTGAACCCATCGCCGCCGTCGCCGCGCCCGCCGGCACCAGCTGGTCGCAAACCATCGCCCAGACGCCCGATGGCTATTTTGTGATGGGCAATCCCGACGCCAAGCTCAAGCTGGTGGAGTTCGGCTCCTACACCTGCAGCCATTGCCGCGATTTCGCCGCCGAAGCATCGGAAGAGATCAAGAAGCTGGTCGACACCGGCAAGATGAACTTCGAGTTCCGCACCTATGTGCGCGACCCGATCGACCTCACCACCGCGCTGCTGGCGCAATGCGGCGGCAAGGATATCTATTATCCGCTGTCGGAACAGTTCTTCGCCAACCAGACTGCGATGTTCGAGAAAATCCAGGGTCAGGACGCCGCCTTCAAGGGCGTGGAACAGTTGCCGCCGGCCCAGCGCCCCGGCGCCATCGCCCAGATCGCCGGACTGATCGAATATGCCCAGCAGCGCGGCATTTCCGCCGACCAGGCCAAGCAGTGCCTGGCCGACACCGCCGCCGCCGAAAAGCTGGCCAAGGGGGTCGAGGCGGCCAACAGCCAATATCAGATCCAGGGCACGCCCAGCTTCCTGATCAATGGCGTGCTGGTCGACAATGTCGCCAACTGGGCCTCGCTCCAGCCAAAGCTCAAGGAAGCGGGACTCTGA
- a CDS encoding thioredoxin domain-containing protein, producing MKKSLLPLALLAVPATLVAAPAANWVSRVVLSPIGGHYMGNPAAPTKLVEYVSYTCSHCAHFVGEASAPLKTQYVKGGKVGVEIRNAVRDKYDLTAALLARCGGPARFMGNHEALFANQSAWMEQLETYDRDATKSADQTAAMRDIGQKTGLYGLMNKRGFTNAQLDACIANPQAMKQILAMTDEAWNKVKIGGTPGFTVNGTRVEGSTWSILQAALPPAAR from the coding sequence ATGAAGAAATCGCTCCTGCCGCTCGCCCTGCTCGCCGTTCCTGCCACCTTGGTCGCGGCGCCCGCCGCCAATTGGGTGAGCCGGGTCGTGCTGTCCCCGATCGGCGGCCATTATATGGGCAATCCCGCCGCGCCGACCAAGCTGGTCGAATATGTAAGCTATACTTGTTCGCACTGCGCCCATTTCGTCGGCGAGGCGAGCGCCCCGCTCAAGACGCAATATGTGAAGGGCGGGAAGGTCGGCGTCGAAATACGCAACGCCGTGCGGGACAAATATGACCTGACCGCCGCACTGCTCGCCCGCTGCGGCGGCCCGGCCCGCTTCATGGGCAATCACGAGGCGCTGTTCGCCAACCAGAGCGCCTGGATGGAGCAGCTTGAAACCTATGATCGCGACGCCACCAAGTCCGCCGACCAGACGGCGGCCATGCGCGACATCGGGCAGAAGACCGGCCTCTATGGGCTGATGAACAAGCGCGGCTTCACCAATGCCCAGCTCGATGCCTGCATCGCCAACCCGCAGGCGATGAAGCAGATCCTCGCCATGACGGACGAGGCGTGGAACAAGGTGAAGATCGGCGGCACACCGGGCTTCACCGTCAACGGCACTCGGGTGGAGGGATCGACCTGGTCGATTCTGCAGGCCGCATTGCCCCCCGCCGCGCGCTGA